In the genome of Arachis hypogaea cultivar Tifrunner chromosome 9, arahy.Tifrunner.gnm2.J5K5, whole genome shotgun sequence, the window gaagaagcaaaagaatccttcagggaatatgaaactcttcatccagagcaaaccctaaaaagagcagataaagctccaattcaaacccagagaacagggataataagaaacattcctacaagggttgaaatcaaggaaaagaaaagggtctgtagatcaaatctcagagaaacccttaacatagtcctgaattggactgaagaaaaaaggacaatcttgggatattatcctattgcgaaagaacagctaacaaagctggttatatttccagaggcttccccatctgacacctatcagtttttccagtatggattaattgatacaattttaatttttaatgatttgaaaattattagtgagtttcctgcaggattcattgatgcagtaaagagatttaaaaatatgattgacaacgtaaatccaagggatatatccctaaaatttacgaatagtcaacctatttttaatgaagaagaagaatgcttggttccagcacatcaagtaatcttcatgtccgtcttcccaggaaattttcaaccaattgatcaagttcaagatttaacaatttacagtcatgaaggaagactagccagcacactagcaagggtcttcgaaagaacttaAAAGATAACAAgagaatctcacacaagaatcaattataaaagcagaaatactttgcttgtgtccagtaaaagaaatgaaattgaagaaagagagatgagactcttagtagaatttgaatcagcattctacaacttatctggactcttagaaaagctccccgaagggataaagacgaatctctgctatttgataaaagacagagaagaccacaagtgccagctatgtgtctcagaaagcaataatgaaacggaatcaacccacatgataaaagaagaagacaacgcatctgaaggtcacatgatgaaagaagaggacagcacatctgaagcatctctcaacattattgcatagtgacgtaagcgcttaggtcatagagcaccaacgatgtagctggtgcaagataataaacaatgacgtaagcaatgacgtcataagaagggtaaggatgggaattgtccatcagacccaaccattataaataggttgcttaggcaattgtaaaagcatcaaacaatagaaagcaggaggctaggagtactcatatgctaggagagcaaggaggaagcggccgaggcgattctatagtttgaagaagaattcccttaggaaaaaccaattctaaactcccctctggagttagtatctacaatctcccctctggagataaaaacatcttatgtaaaatattctaaataaaggaagtttttctccagaaaggtacgcctttatcttaatctcatagttatgaattatttagaaagtttagaattaacggaagaatctgattattatagattatctgccttattagataacgaaaaacaggctgttctaaaaacataattaaatctcaaatcaaatgaaaattttaataaacaaaatcttttaaaagaagtttttaatagaaaaaatataatatactatggaaaaattcaacttgaagcccctataaagataaaatctgctaatggagaacttgaaatagctttgataaatgatgaagaattgagtaaacagattgagaaaattaaggatcaacaaaaaagatctaaaattggatggattcatattagtactatacaagtcttaatcaaatctacatatatgaaaggaattaattcaccaataagcttagcaatctgtgacaaaagaattactgatgacccaatagatcaaataattggaattgttcatggaaacttggcaaacgtaaatgttaaattcaatgcccatcttggatatgctataccgttatcaactgaaaatcttggaagatctataagtttagcttataaatttcacagaaagaatctaatggaacaagacgatgaaccattttcaattacatatgcaataaattatgctttaacaaatagccatcatagtataatatttaaaaacagagaaagaatttatgtcgatgaattatttcagaaaattgtaaaaacagaaataccaaaatataaagctattgaaaacccagttcttttactaaaagaaccatcaggaaaattagtttcatcaaattttcaaataagagaatccaaaattaatagccctttaagtttatctaagttaaagattaaagaagaaaattctgaaataaaagaattaacaaaaaaggtcaaaaaattaaatgacaccctaaacactaagttatgacaataaataaagagaaaatatatgtaacctatcaagaTAAAAAACAAgaactctttgaaagagaaaatcggttgaattatttacagttttctgaaataaatcaaagagcatttgaagctctaaaaataatctatgacaaattgaaaggagaagttgaagagttagaaaaattaatagaatctctaaaaaatagtgatgaatcaatgatagaatttgcagaaattctaagataaataatgaagtatacaaaaattgaaagaccaaaaaacaaaataaaaagacatagggcgaaaaaattaaaaagtaaaataaaggagtataaaagggaattaaatagtcttcagttcgaaattaatgaccttataataaaaaggatagaaataagaataaatataaacaagttagagttaaacttaaaaaatttataaatacctggaacaccatattatgacttaaaagaattaaagctgttgaaagaaaaaatggagaatgaagttgaaaaattaaaaagatatttagaaacaatagaaagagtagaaataaaagaagttttggaggacttgaaaaattatattaaagaaaaagacaaacaaataaaagattttgatcaatgcaaaaaatattataaactaaaacaagattgaaaaaaaaactataaaaatgaaatcagaCTTAGTAATAAATGCTCAATATTTATTCAAAGCAAAATATAAAGAGTTAAAAAAGAAATTACATcttaaaaattggtatcagagccaagttaacgattaagggtaacactttctctttaagcaacacttttagtgacacGCTTTTAAAATCAACAAATAACCATAAAAGACAAAAATCTTTACAAATGCATCTGCACACTAGATGCCCCCATGGTAACACGTTAAAGAAGGTTTCTTTTGGAAAATTCTAGAGTTCCTTTCTagttcatttttctttctcttttggtAAAACCCTGCCTAATCATTCTTTAGTACTCTATTAAATAATAtcaaacaataataaaatattctgAAAAATGATCAATATGCTCTTAATTAATTcgttaagaaaaaatatatagaattaaGAAATTATCAaccaaaaactaaataaaaccacattaatttatattaataattaattttaaattttttaaatttaaaaaatttaaaattaattaagtaaacctaattaaaacatataaaagccttcttcttctctctcacattaatctacccacctccaacaatcacacacacagatCTCTCTCCCACCAATATTGCTGGAAGCGCCGGCGACTTTCATACTCTCCGCGACGTCCTCAACAAACGCATCCAAAACAATTGCTTCAACACGAAGTCCATTTTCGACTTCGTCACCGACAAAACCTTCTCCTCTTCTCTCCTCAACCACTTCCTTCAAACTCTATCCATCCTCAACCGCAGCGTCACTCATAAGAACGCGTTCGATTCCCTCATCACGCGCCTCTGCAAGCTCCATCGCGATGATGCGCTCTACGTTTCGGTTGGGAGGGAGAGAGAGCGATTGGAAGCAAACGTGACAGGGAGGATAGTAGGGAGAGATGAGGCACCTCGAATAGGGGATGGCGCTGGAGCAGCCTGTCCCATGAATATCAATGCCGATTCTAAGGAGGAACCACCACTCTCCGACATAGTTGCTACCATGCTTCAATTGAATCAATGAAGATTGAAGAAAGATGAAACAATTGAGTTTTATTGATCTTTAAACACTTGATTAGGTGTTCTGTATTCAATCCAAGTAGCAAGTGTATATGAAAAATGTTGATTTTGATTTGTAGAGTTCAATTGATAGTAATCTAAGGATGcgcttttgtttttttatttttattttatttttaatattttttatttttaaattttataaaaaagtgaaaataataaaattttatttttttatttttatttcatgttttttttttgttgcagaTGTTGCTCTTTGCGTTTTGCGATATTAGATACCGTTTTGATGATTAAAGAAACTACAAATTACATAATTacagaattataaaaaaaacattcatttaatatgaaaaaaatatcctaatacttaacaaaaaaaatatccaattatattttagcaaaaataattaaatatctataaaatttaagaaaattatgaaattcttaaaaaaatagaaacattcacatttgcaatacaaaaaaattcgaaaaatatataaaaaaaacatccatttagtataaaaaaatattctgatATTTAGCAGAAGAaatatccatatatattaaccCGTAAAAATTTTGAACTCACCCAAAGGTATTTGACTAGTTTTTGGCAAATACTcttttggttccctagcattgcTCATTCATTAATGCAGGTAGGGGCCACATGAAACAATTCTTTGAATCAAGACATAAAGCACGTTATGAAAAtagaatattaattttattaactttttaaaaaatttttgacacTTGTTTAAGCGAACGAGTGAGATGACTACTCGACCAACCTAAATTTGATTATGATGTTTACTTAAGCCCAATCCAATATGGTTAGGATCTTAGGTTTTGTCCCAAAAAAAAACATACGACAAACCCAATCCATAATCAAAACCTAATATCTCactctgacaaaaaaaaaaaagaaattataatagtAATAAAATCAGAAACAAAAAAAGGAGTTTCGAGAAGAAGCCCATGGAGGCCTTACAGTTGCAGAGTTTGTTTCCCAGAACATTATCCACACTTTCATCATCTCCAAGAGTaagaacatcatcatcatcatcatcattgcaacTCAACATCTTCATTAGCAACCATAAAGCATTGAGCTTGACCTCAtcatcttcttgttcttcaaCCGTGGCTGTTAGAGCAGGATGGTTCTTGGGCCTCACAGACAGCAAGAACAAGAAGATGGGTTTGCCCGAGACAGTGAAAGCAGGTGACCCAGTTCTGCATGAGCCTGCAGAGGATGTGGATCCCAATGAGGTTAGGTCTGAGAGGATTCAGAAGATCATTGATGACATGATCAGGGTCATGAGAAAAGCTCCTGGTGTTGGCCTTGCTGCTCCCCAGATTGGTGTTCCATTAAGGGTTTGTTTGTTTCATTCATTCTTTCATTCTTCATGCCCCCATTTTTCTAAAGTTTGTATCTTGTTTGCTTATTTTCTTTGTGTGTGATTCTAGAAAGAAATGAGCTTCTACCATCAAAATGTCTGAACAATTTAAACTACTTAGACAAAACATGTCACATTGTTTTTTATTCTGTCTATGTTTTCATTTCTCAGGATTTTATGATTAACTTTGTAGATTGATCATGAATTCAATGACATTGTTTATTCGAGTGATAGGCAGCTTTTTAGTTAAAAGAGTAAATGAGAATAGGTCCTTGactttttaaaacaaaaacaagaGACATCTAAGTCCTTTCAGGAGACTgatttgttcttatatattttgaaCGGAAGGACTTAAATGTCTTGTATTTTAAAAAGATAGGacgtttttgtattttcaattagtCAGAAACTTATACGTCTTCGAATTAAAAAGTTAGAGAACTATTTGTCTAGTTACTCAAAAGTCTCCTCGTTTGGGGAGAAAGGTAGACTTATTATACTGTAGTTACATAATTTTTGCTTGTAACAATTGAAGCTCAAGTTGTGCTTCTAATTTACACTACACTACAACACCATATCTTTCTATGATCAAAGTGAGCTTTTGATTAGCATTTAGCCTTTGCAATTTGGGTTGGAATTCCGAATGTTGATTCTTTAAAGTATATATTAGGTTAAAACTTACAATCTTCTAGATATTATTGTGCAATGTGCAGCTGTATGTGGTTtccatcctttttttttttttcatgtatgCAGATAATTGTTTTGGAAGATACCACAGAGTATATTGGTTATGCACCAAAGGAAGAAGTCAAAGCTCAAGATAGAAGACCTTTTGAACTTTTGGTATGTGCATATGCAGGGGGGAAAAAAAGAAGAGCATTGAACATCAAATAAATAAATGTGAGTATTCTACCATTTGACCCCAAAAGATTTAACTTTTGACAAAGTAGCCCTTGAAATAAAGAAATAACAGTTTAGCCCTCTAAACATCGAATTTTTCCTCGATTTTTCTATGTACCTCCTAAATAGTTTTCCAAATGTTCTTAAGAAAAAATTGGATAAAATGTATGAGCTGTTTGCCATTTATGATGAAAAAAATTGTGCCTTTTGTCAAATTGAGATCATCATGGAGAGTCaaaatttcatttctttttttggaGGGCCATTTCCTCAAAAGTTGAATCATTTGGGAGCCAAAAGGGTAGTTTACTCCAATAATTTTGCCTTTAAAGTGTGTTATTTGCTACATAATTCATTAGTTTTCTTGAGGCAGGTGATCCTGAATCCCAAACTCCTGAAAAAGAGCAACAAGACTGCCCTATTTTTTGAAGGATGCCTAAGGTTTGTCAATGATTGAAGttacctttttttttgttttccttctTAGTTGCTTTATTTGGTTTTGTTGACTGATAGTAatggaggaagagatgaaaaaataagagaaaactaGAAGTGAAAAATTACTAGAAATGCGAAAAGTGATTACAACTGATCTTACCATTTGGCTTATATAGTAAGAAGAATGTGACTAATTACTATGCCTTCTAACTAGTTAACTAGTTATAACAAGTTATCAAACTTCTATATACTGTAATAGCTTTGCTAGATCAACAATTCACTTGTTTTTGCTCATAACAATTCAGTAGCTGAGATGAGAAGTAGACACTTTTCGATACCTCCTTAATCATTACCTCCTTCTTTTGACAAGATTTCCTAAACCAGTGATGCTCTTTTGATTAGGTGCTATTTTGTTATTAACAGTATTTCAAAGTTTCAAACCTTGGAACCACCAGAACACACTATTTTGTATATATTGATCTGAATGTTTGTTTCATTACCTATGTCTAGTAGTTGTTACTGACCAAAATGTGTTCTGATTGTGATGTGAATATGCATTATTTGTGTCTCATTGTTTCCATAATTTAATATCCAGCATCAATTATAACTTGTCAAATTACACATTTTGATAATTTAGATAATAAAGTGCATAACTTCAATTATCTAGTAATCCATTTGAATGACATTTTTGCTTCTAAATTCTAATCTTATTGCTATATTTGTATTCAGCATTTTAGTCCAGGAAACCACTAAATAACTTCAATTATCATAAATTTTTGTAGTGTTGATGGATTCAGAGCATTGGTGGAGCGACATCTTGACGTCGAGGTCACCGGTTTGGATCGTTATGGCGAACCAATCAAAGTAACAGCTTCCGGTTGGCAGGCGCGGATTTTACAACACGAGTGTGATCACTTGGAAGGAACTCTTTATGTTGACAAGATGGTGCCTAAAACTTTCAGAACAGTAGAAAACCTGACCCTGCCTCTTGCTAAGGGGTGCCCCAAACTCGGCTCTCGCTAGCTCCGGTTGCAACCATCCTCGGCGGCTGTGGCCACGGCCGGCCGTGCACATGGTACTAGTAGAAGAATGCTAGATCAATGTCATTTCATCTACTTCTTCCACCATGATTTCTAATGAAAATGTCCTGGTTACATTATTCTAGTTGTATATCATTGTTGTAGGGTATGAAATCAATGTCATTTGTAGATCCTAAATGCTATTTACagctaaatcaaatcaaataaaaatctaTATGAATGagcatttattttatgttttaaattttgcAATGAATTATGACAACgaaatattacttttttattcaaatatttcaGGTATTCTAGTGATTTTATCTTTTGATATAATTTATAATTGTGTTACACCCTATAACAGTTGAAATGCTTCCTATTGATGTGTTAGGAATTACTTAGATAAATTATTTGAATGgttgaaaattagataaaaaattttgaattatgagAAATTGATTTATTCTTTGGACAAATATTTTAGGGTTGTCAAACGGGCTAATCCGGTCTATTTAGATTCGATCCGTTAAGTTCATGAGTTAAATGAGTTGGACCGTTTAAACTTGTTTTATTGGCCGTCTATAATTTTTCAGCTCGAACCATTTATGGTTAGTTCGATGGGTTAAACGGGTCAGtctgtttatctttttattttattctttgaaaaatattttgataaaaaatatcacttttagataaaaaaaacttttaaaaaataattttttttagttgatagGTCGGATTTTCAGATCGAATTGGA includes:
- the LOC112709793 gene encoding peptide deformylase 1A, chloroplastic; this translates as MEALQLQSLFPRTLSTLSSSPRVRTSSSSSSLQLNIFISNHKALSLTSSSSCSSTVAVRAGWFLGLTDSKNKKMGLPETVKAGDPVLHEPAEDVDPNEVRSERIQKIIDDMIRVMRKAPGVGLAAPQIGVPLRIIVLEDTTEYIGYAPKEEVKAQDRRPFELLVILNPKLLKKSNKTALFFEGCLSVDGFRALVERHLDVEVTGLDRYGEPIKVTASGWQARILQHECDHLEGTLYVDKMVPKTFRTVENLTLPLAKGCPKLGSR